One Pectobacterium polaris DNA window includes the following coding sequences:
- a CDS encoding Mor transcription activator family protein, whose protein sequence is MTEPQFRSKGPELLVELSQHVADTVKTVTELDPQTAELVGNAVAKHMMTVWGGQNVYFPMGISWRASQRDLQIYEEFDGRNHSALAKKYNVSLQWIYKIVRTMRKEELQAKQHTQA, encoded by the coding sequence ATGACTGAGCCACAATTTCGCAGTAAAGGTCCTGAGCTTCTGGTCGAGCTTTCTCAACATGTTGCCGATACGGTCAAAACCGTCACGGAGTTGGATCCACAAACCGCCGAGCTGGTCGGCAATGCCGTTGCCAAACATATGATGACCGTATGGGGCGGGCAAAACGTTTATTTCCCGATGGGAATCTCCTGGCGCGCGTCTCAACGCGATCTTCAAATCTATGAAGAGTTTGACGGGCGCAATCACAGCGCGCTGGCTAAAAAATATAATGTCTCGCTGCAATGGATTTATAAAATTGTCAGAACGATGCGAAAAGAGGAACTACAGGCAAAACAGCACACTCAGGCATAA